Within Xiphias gladius isolate SHS-SW01 ecotype Sanya breed wild chromosome 14, ASM1685928v1, whole genome shotgun sequence, the genomic segment TGTAGGGAAGTGACTGAAGACTGAGTCAAGGTGTTTTCCTCCTTCTGTCAGCTACACCTGGTTTTGCCCTCCGAGTTGCAAAACTGGAACCGCTACATAACCGAAACCATATCGGCTGGTATACTGTAATCGCAGGATCATGTTTGTGAATGTGGCtcagaaaattcattttaattgcGCTGTGGTTGACTGTTTCACTGCACCGGGAAAAACCATAGTGAAACACACCTTTAagccattttaacatttcattagTCCTCCAGGTTGATAGAGGGATGATCAGAGGACAATAAAATAATACTCATTATAATGACAAATACTTATCAcctgtttgttgatgttttccAGTAACACTCAGACCGAATCATTCTGTAATACATGCCCATTTTAATAATCTGATAGAAAACATTTGTTGAGCACTACATACACCATTTTACCATATATTGtgaggaaaacactgaaaaaatacatttgaaacaaTGTTATATATTTCAGCAAATATTCCTATAGCTGTACAATGACCCGTCACCGTACACAATATACTGCAGTAAATATCCAGCCTTCATAATCCGCCGggaacaaaagacaaaaacaaaaagcttcgTCTGCACCTCATGTGAGGTGCCGTAGGTTCAGACTGTACAAACTTTTCTGGCTGGAATCTCAGACCAAACGTTTCATACGtttcaaatttgagaaaaacaaaaaacgaactGCATAACTTCATGTTACAGCAAAACAGCTTGctgaaaatacaataaatcagAACCACCAGACGAGTTCAGTCAAACTGTGATCTGACACGTGGTAGTGcatataaataataacaaatatacAGTGAATATTATCAATCAATATCAATATTATCATGTACAAGGAAAAGATAATAAATACACTGTTACGAACAGCTGAAGGGTCAGCACAACACAGCTGGGTGCAACAAGATTGTGCAACTGTGTAAGCacttacatacacactcacatgcacacaaacacacgcttgttttactgtatttgcgGGGTcctgtcattgacataatgcattccctggCCCCTTACCCtcaccttaaccatcacaactaaatgcctaaccccaaccctcaccctaaaaccaagtcttaaccctcaaacagccatttaaacctATGAGGTCCAGCATTCTGGTCCCCACAAGTATAGTAAAACAAGcttgcacgcacgcacacgcaaacacaggaGCTATAATGTCATGACACAATATTGACCTCCCCTTTATTCTGTAGGTTGCACCTTACAATGTGGTACCTTTAAGGTAGTGTTGGACAGATCAGCAACCAGCTGCAGAACTGTCGACATATTCAAAGTGCTGCAATAGTAACTACAAGATACAATTATCATATCACTGACAGGTGTCTTTATAAATGTGCACGCAGTCTTACAGTCATTCAAAAGTTCAACATGAGTTACGTTATGTAAAGCATATTCACGAGGATGGAATGCAGTTAACCACTACaggtgtgcgcgtgtgtgtgtgtgcacgcgtgtgtgagagagctaATGAAAGGAGGAATTACAAGGTGGAGACAGTTTTCCCACACCGGAAGCTCAGTACAATACAAGGTTATGGAGGTtttttgtcagatatttttGGTGCAATTTTACTCAGTAAGTCACTTTAATTTGCCTGATCTTTTTATCTAGCTACAGGAAAATGTGAGGGATCTATCTGACAGTTCTATCTTTTTAGGATCTttggagttttttgttttttttggtgtttttatttatttattttgggctcaaaaataacaaatgttttttcactttcaagAAATCTGATCTATGAGTTATTTAATTACTTATGTAATGAATTATTGGAAAAAATAGTTGGATAAAGCAATCAATTCTGTAAATTACCGATGCTTtccacactctctccctctttctgtatGCCACAAAGTGCAAATTGTGCTGGGAAGTCAACTGATTTTAGAAATACATCCGCTGAATGCTTTTGTGAGAACAAGCTTATACTATTGCCAGAACATTAGGAAGACTGTGTGAGACAAAGATGTCCTTCTTGTAGAAAATTTGACACATTTTACAGCTACATGAATGTGttcaataaattataaaaacactTACAAAAAGACAcggctttttaaaaaaaaaaaaaaaaggcacaaaacttttttttctttttttagactGAAGTATTAGAAAAAACTACTTGGGTACAAATAACTTGATGACCAGTAGTTTTGGTTGGATGCTTTACCAGTTGGCATCCATTCCCGACACAATACAAAGAATcataatgaacataaaaaaatgtcctgaagtgcaagttttggattttttacTTGTCCCAGTACACGGATTCATATCGTCCACTTCACCTTTTTTTGCCTGCGAGGACCAAGATTCAGCACTGCCTCTGCAGTCCGACAGTGGTCCCTTCTTTAAAGAACAGAGGCTACACTCTTCCAGCTCCCTTCTAGGGctcaaaaacaaactgccacAGGGTTTCCAAGCCTCCTTTGCAGGGGTGCCCCACATTTAGTCAGGCCCTCTTAGCCAGGCAGCTCCAAAGAGCCAGATTGCAGGATTGCTCCACTGCAATAAAATGAATTCagccaaaaacagcaaaacGTGCCGCACCCTAAGAACACTGTCAGTTCGGCTATGTTTCCGCTGGGGAGACGTCACGTGTCGCCATTTCTACCCCATCCTGATCAGAGGGATGGTTTTGGAGTGTCACAGCGTCACATCCGTCAGCTGTCTCCATCATCCCGCTCTCCCTGTCTCCAACCCGTCCATCCTGGTCGTCCAGCGTCagttcaaactgaaatttaCTTGCCACGGGtctcccctccacctccccGTGCGGGCCTCCTTCTCCATCACTGGTGtagaagggaggggaggggctCTGGGGGATCATGCTCTGGTACCAGTTCCTGTTGTCCTCAAGCGTGTCAAGGATGTCCTGGGCGTCGGGGTGGACCAGGTCGGCCCACGTTTCCCACAGAGGGTGGACGATGTAGTCGATGAAGCCAAcctggaaaaagaaacagtcGATGATGtcagtaagaaaaatgaaagataacCAAAATATTAACATCCTATTTTTGgagatggatgtgtgtgttctctACCTGTGTTCTCTCCACTGAAGCCGTGTGTTTGTCACACATTGGGCTGATCTCCATCCcccgctccctctctctgtctccctggtGGAAGAACTCGTCCATGATCCGGTCCGTCCACTGCCGGTAAAGATCCAGAGGTTTGGTGGGGTTGCTCAGGTCCGCACAGTGAACCATGTTCCGCAGAACctgcagaagaaagaaagaaaaaaaaaaaaaaaaaacgacaattTAAGCATCTTGTATTTCTCTGGTATGTAAGTAACTATAtcgtgtgtgtgtacaagcaTGCCTCTTACCTGCATCCTGTCTGTGTAGTTGTCCAGCAGCAGGACTCCAGAGCTGGTCACCTTCTTGGTTTCCACCATCGTCTTCAGATCGGCCAGCAGGCTCATGTGCTTAGACATGTCAGTTGCCAATACCTAGAAGGCAGAAAGACATTGAGAATTATGTAAGACAGAATTTAGGAAAGGAGCAATAAAGTAAGACATCGTTTGACAGCTAAAACCTGCTTGCAGCATCAGGCAGATATGGAGACATTTCCTCACCATGTCTATGACCATTCTCCGGAGCGTCTGCCTCTGCTTCTTGGTGAGGTTTTGGAAGATGTCGCAGTTGTCTTCCTGCAGCAGTTTGAAGCCCACGGCAAGGTGGTGGTTCTCCAGCACTGACTCATCGTTGTACATCAGAGCTAGCTCAGAGTCTAAaaggcagaggagggagggagaaatgaCAGGAAGGGAGAAATTAAATTGAGCTCTAGCTTTTTAAACTCAGGTCAGGTAACTATGGTAACCATTCAAAGTCCTAAAGCCCACGTTGTTGCCTTTGGAGACATATCCCTTTACACCATGCAAATATTTCTGCCTATTTATTGCCGATTATGCCTATGTAGACTAAATAAATTAGTGTTCTTGACTTTTGCGACAGACAAGTGGCAGTAAAGAGGACTTACTGGTGTTGATGAGGAACTGGTTGGACACTCCTGGGTGGTCCACATCGTGAATGGCTGCAGCGAAAATGGCTGCCAGGATCTCAAGATCAGTGAAGACCGCCTGCGTTTCAAGAGCAAGTACAAGAATAAACAGAGATGAGCTTTCACATTTAATAATCTGGGAAAACAAGGGAGGGTTTCAGACAACTGATTTGAGGCTGATACTTCCGCGTGTCATTATCTAAGGAATGCAGTTTCAGGGGCATGCCGGTATTGATGACAGTAATGCTAGTCACCTCTTTAAATCATGCTAAAATAGCATGAGAAAAAGATGTGGGCGATGTTGCCACATTTCAGCGGTGTCATGTTTTAACCATTAACTAAATGTAACTCCTTTTAACTGTGCTTTGATACTGAATGTAGTGAAATTCTGCATGGGCATAATCAGATCAAGGACAATAGCTATGACAACACAGGAGCAGAATGTCAACTGAAGCAAATGTTAAGTAACCTACATCCAGTGCGGGGGTGGACAGGAGGATGTGTGTTGACTGGGCTACGTCGGCGGCGTGCAGGCTGTTGTGGTAGGCCACATCGGAGTGATAGTGGCCCTCCAGGGTCACCATGAACGTCACAAAGGTGTCCGTTGGAATCTTGAACGTCCTCATCAGGTCTCGCTCCTGCATgtgacacagaggaagaaaatgagataAACAAGGCTTTAGTGATTCCTAAGTAATAATTTTACGGCATATTGTTTGTCCTGTCAAGCATCTCTTACAGTAGACGTATCCACCGGCACACTAAGGATCTGAacttaaattcaatttttaaaccATATTCATCAAATTGTGAATCACATACTacaaaaaaggctgaaaaatgaaaacaaaatgctctCCTGCCAAGATGATGTACAGCTAGAAATCAATTTCATCTGCTACGGTCCCTCTAGCAGGTGTTCCTGCAGTGACACTGGCAGCGGAACATAACAGAGGACATATTGTACACACTGACGTGGGCTGTGCTTCATGCCTTCTATTGCCGTGTCCGTACCATTGAATGCTTTCTCACGTTTTTAAAAAGCTCTCTCTGACTTGTGGgtggaagatgaggaggaggaagaggcagggTACTGACCTGAAAGATGGTGTACATGATACATGTGAGCGGTCGGTTGTGGGAGTGCTCAGCCACTCTGAAGATATTAAGTCCCCATTTGTTGATGTCTTCCAGGTCCTATTAGAGAATAGATAGGATGACTGGAAGTGTCTCAGCAAATCACATGattttcaggtctttttttttttttttttttgcggtaTAATCTGTCAGTCATCTACCTTCGAAAGCAGTTCCTCCTGGTCAGTCTTGACCCCGAAGCGATTGCCGGTGTTCCCGGAGATGCTGGGCGTGTGGCTGACCTTCCTCACCCCGCTGATCTGATTCATCATCCCAccctgttgctgttgctgctgttgctgctgctgctggccctgcctcctcttcctttccctgGACTTGGGGACTGGACATGGAAGCTCCAACTCATTCTGCTTGTCTGGAGAGAATAGAAAAAGAAGACCCAAAAAGAATAAGGGAAAGTGATCAAAAAAAAGATTAAGACAATGTTTTTCAGATCCtccagagacaaaaaaaaaaaatgaaggtagAGATTGTTGGATACGGATCCTGGCTTGTAATACCACTGTACTGAGTAAACAAAGTTAACACAGGGAGATAGTTGACCTCTCACACTTACGTGACAacacattaaagctgcactgacaATCATTAAATAAGAAAGCAATCCCTGTGTTACAGTCTTCTCTactgaaaatacatttcttttgcCAGCAGCAAAGAccaaaaatgtaactttaattATAGACAAAAATATTCCAATACAAAagtgatgagaatgtcatttaAACATTAAGGGTCAGGAAGTGCTAATGGGATGTTGTGAAATCTGACAAGGTTTCAGTGGTCCGTGCATTCTGAGAAACCGAGCCATGTTATAATAACAATCCAGTGAATTGTGGAAAACTGGTTCATATTAAGCTGAAATGTTTAGAGGAGGGCCTTGTTAGTATGCGGGTTTGTTTGCAGCATGCGATTCAAGTCTGTCCGCTGGCTGAGTGTGAGACTCACATGCTGCACACAGCTGACAGCGTGTGTGAGTGCAAGACTCCCTCGGTCTGTGTATGTGCACCACATACACCgcagggagaagagagagagaaaagaaaaaaaaaaaaaaaaatcatcctccACAAAGCACACGAAGAAAAGGATCTCTCTACACCTGAAGGATGTTAGCTGCAATGCAGGTGACATCAAAAACCGCTACACTTCAAAGACAAGCtgagtttctctctgtttttcgTGCTCGTCTCTTCTACCTAAGCAGCTGTATCATGCAGAAACCGCTTTCACTGCATCACTTCTATTGTTAGGAAAGGTCTAGTTTCTCTATCAGGCGACCATCGCCTTGTTGGATGGGAAGGTAGAAAAGCTGAGGGGCAGACTGGCTGGCTGTTTGCAGGGCAAGCGAGCTGGCTGACTGGCTGCAAGTCACGAAACGCCGCCGGGCTTGTAAGAGACAAGGAAACACTGCTGTCCTCCTGATGAATAATGCAGTGACGGCACTGTATGCACACAACCATTTTCCCTCTACCCCACTCACTGCCCTGATCTCTCCAGAGTTAAGTCttccctgcccccccccactCCTCTTTGCAGTTAGAGCAAGGggactctctgtctctctctcccagacCAGATCAGACTGGTTTCAGAGCAGTGGTGCAGACCAACTACGACTTTCTCCGCTACTTACCACATGCTTTGGGTAACCTCACAACCTCTGCCACATACAGACTGTGTCATTCTTGGAGGATGTTGGCTCAGTTGAGTCTTACATTGCAGCGATggatacagtacattttgtgagggtctgtctgtgttttttggtgtgcgtgtgtgttgcaGTGCTCACCTAGGAAGGTGTTGGAGATGTACTCTGACACTTGGTTGCCTGAGCGACTCATCTCAGACAGGTGGCTTAGCTCCCGATTCAGCATCCTCTTGAACTGGAGGCAAAGaggttaaaaaatacacaaggtTCAATAattttacaaagaaatacatcttcattaaatcattttactgctgtttccaagggACGAAGCATTTCCTGTTATTTTCCACTGGAATATGTCCCATGAGAACATGGCCTCTGTTTTTTTATGCCCCATATAAGGTCTGTGTTTATGTCTTCTTGGTCCTGTTTTGAGTTAGCCACTAAGACACTTGACCGCTCAGCAATTCAACAAACAGTACAGTAATGTATAATATacaaaatgctaatgtttatGCAGGATTAttccaggaaaacaaaatgcgCCAGATTTTTCTCAGTGCACGCAACCACTGATCTGCAGCATGATGACAGAATCAGTCTCATCTGATCAAACATATACAAGTGTGTAATCGAAATACAATAAAATCAATTTGGGTAATCTGAGACATTTCACCAGCTGTGCTGAAATGACAcgaacatacagtatgtacacgCACGctcgcacatacacacatacacacacacacacacacacacacacacacacacacacacacacacacacacacacacaaacacaaacacacacaatcccatCTATGGCGAATCTCCTCTGGGACACACCTTGATGTATCCCCAGGACACAGAGAACAGGTAGTTGGCCTCAGGCATGGTGCTGAGCTGTGCTGAGCCCCTGGCGCTCCCCAGCAGAAGCCCTGTATGCTCCTCTCTGAGTGGACCCCCAAGGCTGAGCTCAGCCCTACTGCCTGAAGCTCAAGGCGCCACCAAATCGCCGCCTTCAAACGGCCGACTCTGGTAAAAACGCCCCAGCTGAACTCTCTAAAGAGGGGCTGTGGTGGACCCCTACATCCCTGGCCAAATGCGCCTCCTCATAGTGTCGCCCACCGTTTTCCAGGATTGCAAGCCACTGGTGAGAGTGATGGAATCCCCAGGATGCAATcaatttcctttccttttttcttgttcttgctGCCTCCGTCCGTCTCTCTAaacctctttctcctcttgcCACCATCCAAATGTTATCCAGTGAGACATAGGGGGGAAATCCAGCCTTCCCAAGCCCAGATTAAGCAAGGAAGGAAGGGCAAGCTctaaaacagagggagaaaaggaaaggagggacagagaaaggcggagaggaggaggaggaggggggtgcGCTCTAGCTGTAAGTGTCCCCTGTGGCATACAGACTGGtggagtctctctctctttgcctcccACCCCTGCAAAACACTGAGCCATGCACAGCACTGCAGAAAACAGGAGTTTGGAGAATCCctccacatttttctctctctttctagctatttctctctttctccctcactcctctgctctctgcaaAACCCCTCCCACTGTCTCTTTCGCCCCCCcacctctgtctccctcccttcttGCTTTGCTCCCCCTGCTCAGTAATGCAGAACAGATCCAACGCATACTGCGCAATGTGAGGCTTCAAAGCACCAGAGTGTTTATCACATGTGAGGAGATGCTGGCTATTAATTTACCAGATTGGGTTTGAGTCGTTTTTATGTAAATTGTAAGCCGCTGTTCAGTCCGTCATCACtatgttatactgtatttttctcagtATCAGCTACTGTCTACAATATTAACTCCAAACAGTTTCCTGTCTCACTGCACCAGTTTTCTGCATTTAAGACACAAATAGAGACGATGGGAGACAAACAGATGAGAGGGCTCAGTCTGCAGCCCACCAGTGTACCACCAACTGCACGACAACCTGAACGCCATGGCAACAGAGTCACGTGGCCCCCTCCGTTGTTCTCACAGTGGTCCCTACTCTAAACTCATTGCATCAcatcaaatacatacacacacacacacacgggcataTACAACCACGCACACATATAATACGCAATCCACAGCAGAGGTGCTCTAGACAGACACAACCAGGCTGCAAAAACCCCCAATTAACAACAATTTCTTTGTCACAGAACACAGAATCTGACCAGTGGTGCAAAATGGTACTGGAAAACCACATCAAACTCTTTATAATTAATACAATGGAATAATGGTGCAATCAGTTCTTTGATATGCTCTGAAAATGTGATTGTGCTTTCCTGTTTCTATAATGTGTTCAAACattgtaagaaaataaatcaaccaTGATTCTGCCTTTTGCCAGAGATTTGATTATTTCCTACAATGGGTTCTTTTCTCTTCATACTGGACCAGACTCTCTCTGGTCTCAACCGCTGTCTAATAGCTGTCAAGCAGACAGCTAACATCTACTTGACTGTGAAATTTAAACACCGCTTTCAAAGTGTTGGCTGCACTCAAAACCCAGACTGCCAGAGGCAGTCCATAAAAATCAAAGAGAGCTCGTAAGGACAAAAATTTGAGCTTGGAATCAGGCGGCTTTATTCCATTCAAAGGGAACTTGTAATTGATTCTCTAAAGCGGCGGAACAGTGTGGATTTGTGTGACCTCTAGGAAATGAATTAGGCACAAAGCCACATATCAATCACCCAGGGTCATGTAGTTCAGCTCAGACACACAGCATACACTCACAGCATGGTGAGAAGTAGTTTACCGTGCTCAGGAGAATAGATTACTCAAGGCATGGCATTAACTCATACATCCTTTTGCGTTAGCAGAGAGCGAATACACTCAGACCAAAACTCTCAACTTAGGAAACCAAGAGAAGTTACATAAagtctaccaaaaaaaaagttgtggttAGTTCACAAAAGTTGATGAGCTGATGCCTCATAAAGTTTGGATATTCAAAATAGGTGCATACTGCAGCCATTGTCTTGCAAAATGTACAAGTAAATGACAAGTTAGGGTGTAAGCTAAAACACTATTAACACctaaaattaacacaaaaagtgttttaaaatacttttaagcCACATGCAAGCTTTGTCTTGCTGACCTGAATCCTAAAATAACCAAGCCAAAAACAAGGCGGGAGATTCTCAACATAATAAGtataaaaagaaactaaattcaaacatttaatcatGGTTTTCTAAGGTGATAAATCAACTTACAGGAAATCAATTAATATACTATTGGATAAATCACTCTCCACATGGCAAACCACGCTCTCACAGCACAATGTAGGCAGCTCCAAAACTACGTACCTTTTTCCAACTAGTAAGCATCCCAaagtttttcttctgcttttcagAACAACATAATCCCATTGTTACttaaaacaaccaaacacagcaCAAACGAAATCCTGTAGTTCCACGAGCAGTTACTGTCTTCAGCGTGTCTGAGACTCTGcctgcttcctctctctatTCTATTTTCTGAAGTGGCATCAGGCAGGAAACAGTGATAAAGCCGACTTGACTGACTGGCCTACACAGTCTAACAAGAGATTGATGGCTCCTCCCCCCCACACAGGCCCGAGCATGTGTTCCCACCTACTTCCCTTTTACTTGATAGAGTAATTCACTGAGGTCATTTACTGGTAGACATCCTGCTTCCTAACATGGCCTCAGGCACCAAACAACTAACATACCTGAGCTCATCACTGAAAAGTCCCAAACAACAGGTTTAGCAGACTTCCATGCTGTCGTGTTGTGGTGGAAAAACGTATGCATGTATTCCTCTGGGACAAGTCTTTGAAAGTTGGCTCGGTTCGTACAGCACACTATGACCTTGACTGaaacagcagaagcagaaatGTGATTGCACAGGAACAGCTTGACATGATATTGCAATACCACGGCTGTGCAATCTGACAAACGCCCAGAGTGAGCCAATGCTGCCTCTGTCCCATGTGTGGCTGTGTACAGTGTCAACACACAGTGGATTATGCCCAGCGACTTTTCACAGTTTAGTAACGTTAGAAGACATATTTCCTAGAAAGTGTTGATCAAAAGTACATAAGAACAGGGTTACAGTAAACACAGGTTTCATATTTACCTCACTTATTCTGCCTCATTTTCCATGATAACAGCAGATTACAGAGGTTAAACTTTTTAATTACAATTAGGCTCCATAATCACTACTGTAGCTTGTCTGATCTCCTCACCACCCTTTCAGTCAAAAGGAATAACAACACTATAATTTAATGTCCATTATCCCTGCTACAGCTACAGACCCACCACTACATCTGTTTCaatagttttgtcattttttccccactgaaGACGGTGGTGCTTCAAAGTTGAAGTGACCACACGTGAGTTAAAGTTTCCTACCCGCTCGCGCTCTGCTCGGGGGCTTGCTCGCACGCTAACCCGCAAAACGCTAAACTCCTCTAACTGGATTCAGATGGCAATGTTTGTCCAAGGCCGTCACCAGCATCGGCATGGAAGTGTGGCGAGGCTAATGATAGTGAGGGGCAGGGAAGCAGCTCCCCGCTCTGAGGTCACAGCGACCAGACTGGCGGTCAGCAGGGTGTGTGGTCCCTTAGCCCCGGATACACCTGTGCCCTTGGACACTGTAAGCGGAGACACCCTGGGTTTGATCGTGGGTTCAATTACATCCTCTCTGGTTCCGAAAAGAAATGGGCTCTTTGTCAAGCATCATGTCATATAAATGCTGGGAAGGAGCAAAAGTCTGCATTCATGGTGCAATATTATAAACCCATTTGACACCAATTTTGCAATAAAAACGTGACTGTACTAATAAATCATTTCTTTCCAGCCTTGCACAATTGAATCCACTTACAAATCTAAATTCTAACATCATAAACAACTGACCTCCACTCTTTCAAAACCATTATTGGTCAACAATGCTTAGTTTTGGCATTGGGTCATATTGAGAGTACTCTGAGTCATGGTGAATAATGTGCCCGGCCACTCTGACCGGGCAGCTGTACTGCAGTGTGCCTGCAGGACCTTGTGCTCATTGTCTTGACAGTCCCAGTGACGTTGATATCTGTAAAGTTTCAACCTGGCTGCCGAGTAAAAGCGCCACTATTGTCGTCTGGTAACCAGGGAGCACAGGAGAGGGGGCAGTGGAGGGCACGGGAAATAAAGAGACAGGAAACTGGTGTCACGGTCACAGTCACCCGTTATGGTATGACAACACCCCTCCCCATCCCAATCTGCCCTCAGACCACAGTGTGGAAGACAGGCGGAAATGGACAACGCCACCCTGGGTGTTTAGAACCTGACGCCGCCGTAGAGTCTGAACTGTCTGCACGGGGGCTGA encodes:
- the LOC120798668 gene encoding cAMP-specific 3',5'-cyclic phosphodiesterase 4B-like isoform X3; translated protein: MLRRSPRCRVGHFDFSEEVVSRARLSAPSFEVENGPLLCCSPSDPQVSPGSGLVLHPNLAGHGQRRESFLYRSDSDYELSPKSLSRNSSIVGELHGEDLIVTPFAQVLASLRTVRNNFTTLTNVQCASNRRSPAANQPSVTKVCLSDESYQKLAMETMEELDWCLDQLETIQTYRSVSDMASNKFKRMLNRELSHLSEMSRSGNQVSEYISNTFLDKQNELELPCPVPKSRERKRRQGQQQQQQQQQQQGGMMNQISGVRKVSHTPSISGNTGNRFGVKTDQEELLSKDLEDINKWGLNIFRVAEHSHNRPLTCIMYTIFQERDLMRTFKIPTDTFVTFMVTLEGHYHSDVAYHNSLHAADVAQSTHILLSTPALDAVFTDLEILAAIFAAAIHDVDHPGVSNQFLINTNSELALMYNDESVLENHHLAVGFKLLQEDNCDIFQNLTKKQRQTLRRMVIDMVLATDMSKHMSLLADLKTMVETKKVTSSGVLLLDNYTDRMQVLRNMVHCADLSNPTKPLDLYRQWTDRIMDEFFHQGDRERERGMEISPMCDKHTASVERTQVGFIDYIVHPLWETWADLVHPDAQDILDTLEDNRNWYQSMIPQSPSPPFYTSDGEGGPHGEVEGRPVASKFQFELTLDDQDGRVGDRESGMMETADGCDAVTLQNHPSDQDGVEMATRDVSPAET
- the LOC120798668 gene encoding cAMP-specific 3',5'-cyclic phosphodiesterase 4B-like isoform X1, with protein sequence MKKSRSAHGVTPGDENKEPPVGQPSTANTLGVEVCKVHRRFSGNLQLPPLSWRQAEKERDRGRPLTPEEDPVTRTRPTSLPIASVPRIDITQADPDSFEVENGPLLCCSPSDPQVSPGSGLVLHPNLAGHGQRRESFLYRSDSDYELSPKSLSRNSSIVGELHGEDLIVTPFAQVLASLRTVRNNFTTLTNVQCASNRRSPAANQPSVTKVCLSDESYQKLAMETMEELDWCLDQLETIQTYRSVSDMASNKFKRMLNRELSHLSEMSRSGNQVSEYISNTFLDKQNELELPCPVPKSRERKRRQGQQQQQQQQQQQGGMMNQISGVRKVSHTPSISGNTGNRFGVKTDQEELLSKDLEDINKWGLNIFRVAEHSHNRPLTCIMYTIFQERDLMRTFKIPTDTFVTFMVTLEGHYHSDVAYHNSLHAADVAQSTHILLSTPALDAVFTDLEILAAIFAAAIHDVDHPGVSNQFLINTNSELALMYNDESVLENHHLAVGFKLLQEDNCDIFQNLTKKQRQTLRRMVIDMVLATDMSKHMSLLADLKTMVETKKVTSSGVLLLDNYTDRMQVLRNMVHCADLSNPTKPLDLYRQWTDRIMDEFFHQGDRERERGMEISPMCDKHTASVERTQVGFIDYIVHPLWETWADLVHPDAQDILDTLEDNRNWYQSMIPQSPSPPFYTSDGEGGPHGEVEGRPVASKFQFELTLDDQDGRVGDRESGMMETADGCDAVTLQNHPSDQDGVEMATRDVSPAET
- the LOC120798668 gene encoding cAMP-specific 3',5'-cyclic phosphodiesterase 4B-like isoform X2, producing MEDSGEKRELGLDQAESCSVVAVNPGQKLSPHGSPRCFRKQLVNKHLRRYRRFTVANTCFEVENGPLLCCSPSDPQVSPGSGLVLHPNLAGHGQRRESFLYRSDSDYELSPKSLSRNSSIVGELHGEDLIVTPFAQVLASLRTVRNNFTTLTNVQCASNRRSPAANQPSVTKVCLSDESYQKLAMETMEELDWCLDQLETIQTYRSVSDMASNKFKRMLNRELSHLSEMSRSGNQVSEYISNTFLDKQNELELPCPVPKSRERKRRQGQQQQQQQQQQQGGMMNQISGVRKVSHTPSISGNTGNRFGVKTDQEELLSKDLEDINKWGLNIFRVAEHSHNRPLTCIMYTIFQERDLMRTFKIPTDTFVTFMVTLEGHYHSDVAYHNSLHAADVAQSTHILLSTPALDAVFTDLEILAAIFAAAIHDVDHPGVSNQFLINTNSELALMYNDESVLENHHLAVGFKLLQEDNCDIFQNLTKKQRQTLRRMVIDMVLATDMSKHMSLLADLKTMVETKKVTSSGVLLLDNYTDRMQVLRNMVHCADLSNPTKPLDLYRQWTDRIMDEFFHQGDRERERGMEISPMCDKHTASVERTQVGFIDYIVHPLWETWADLVHPDAQDILDTLEDNRNWYQSMIPQSPSPPFYTSDGEGGPHGEVEGRPVASKFQFELTLDDQDGRVGDRESGMMETADGCDAVTLQNHPSDQDGVEMATRDVSPAET